A stretch of the Drosophila sulfurigaster albostrigata strain 15112-1811.04 chromosome 2L, ASM2355843v2, whole genome shotgun sequence genome encodes the following:
- the LOC133850199 gene encoding COP9 signalosome complex subunit 1, with the protein MISGSFSKFNSDDEQDIVPSSDCLNCPIVEEPRIHLVSYSKRYTDVARLLRLKFIAQVCPKLRVEALELAINHVKSTYNVKMYEELHKIHSMEVERSVKSSKAITSSNTSIDTMPTCSTSQPNRAPCKALPYDSYWVEDNTMEATLLLQELDAELNFKKSNSGSTYVRRILEEIGDYHVKSGNLHLAIKYYARTRPYCTSSDHVINMFRNLIRVSIYMANWWHVLSYIDEAKHYASGFQNLAQSVPAQLSCAAGLANIGLKIYKTAAHCFLLTPFDHYDYHDIVAQQDVAYYGGLCGLATLDIEMLQLGCLESETFKPFIALSHRIWDLIANFISGDLDNCVKQLQEIESHVRLDVYMAPHVDALYGKIKARMRDRKSSITERI; encoded by the coding sequence ATGATATCTGGTTCATTTTCTAAGTTCAACAGTGATGACGAGCAGGACATAGTACCTTCCAGTGATTGTTTGAACTGTCCAATAGTTGAGGAACCGCGAATCCACTTAGTTAGCTACTCCAAACGATACACCGATGTTGCTCGACTGCTACGCCTTAAGTTCATTGCTCAGGTTTGTCCCAAGCTGCGTGTGGAGGCGTTAGAGCTGGCCATAAATCATGTGAAGTCTACATACAATGTCAAGATGTACGAGGAGCTACACAAAATACACTCCATGGAAGTTGAGCGCAGTGTCAAATCGTCTAAGGCAATCACCAGCTCAAATACCTCGATCGACACAATGCCAACGTGCAGCACATCCCAGCCAAATAGGGCTCCTTGCAAAGCGCTGCCCTATGATTCCTACTGGGTGGAGGACAATACCATGGAggcgacgctgctgctgcaggagCTCGATGCCGAGCTGAACTTCAAGAAATCGAATTCGGGCAGCACATATGTTCGACGCATTCTTGAAGAGATTGGTGATTACCATGTGAAGAGTGGTAACTTGCATTTGGCTATCAAATATTACGCTCGAACTCGTCCGTATTGCACCAGTAGCGATCATGTTATCAACATGTTTCGCAACCTGATAAGAGTTTCCATCTATATGGCAAACTGGTGGCATGTTTTGAGCTACATTGACGAGGCCAAACATTATGCGTCTGGCTTCCAAAATCTTGCACAAAGTGTGCCTGCTCAGCTGAGCTGTGCCGCAGGCCTGGCTAATATTGGTCTCAAGATCTACAAGACAGCAGCACATTGTTTCCTTCTGACACCATTCGATCATTACGACTATCACGATATCGTTGCGCAACAGGACGTGGCATACTATGGCGGTTTGTGTGGACTCGCAACCTTGGACATCGAGATGCTGCAGTTGGGCTGTCTAGAGTCAGAGACGTTCAAGCCCTTTATTGCTCTCTCGCATAGGATATGGGACTTAATTGCCAACTTCATTAGCGGGGATCTAGATAATTGTGTCAAACAGCTTCAGGAGATTGAAAGTCATGTGCGGTTAGATGTCTATATGGCACCACATGTTGATGCGCTTTATGGAAAGATCAAGGCCAGGATGCGGGATAGAAAAAGTTCGATTACTGAGCGAATTTAA
- the LOC133850168 gene encoding outer mitochondrial transmembrane helix translocase-like, whose product MEAAHVSGCQIVSQLVRIGIVAAVTYYCVKWLVNSMDPTNKAKNKAKEIAQNQLKKLNGMVDKSCKLKLSDFNSYELMIASHLVAPSDIEVSWADIAGLDTIVQELRESVVLPVRHSNLFQHSQLWRPPKGVLLYGPPGCGKTLIAKAIAKEACMRFINLDVAVLTDKWYGESQKLAAAVFSLAHKLQPCIIFIDEIESFLRVRATADHEATAMMKTQFMMLWDGLISNSSCSVLVLGATNRPQDLDKAILRRMPAQFHIGPPLERQRLAILQLILQHEQLSSSVDLKRLATLTSGYSGSDLRELCRQASINRMRGLLSKDINTDDTQQLDEKALVISMDDLLKSVVTMKLSKLRTACTYLARNLELD is encoded by the coding sequence ATGGAAGCGGCACATGTATCAGGATGCCAGATTGTGTCGCAACTTGTTAGAATAGGCATAGTTGCAGCTGTAACCTATTATTGTGTCAAATGGTTAGTCAACTCTATGGACCCCACCAACAAGGCAAAGAATAAGGCCAAGGAGATAGCCCAGAACCAATTAAAGAAACTGAATGGAATGGTGGATAAAAGCTGCAAGCTGAAGCTTAGCGACTTTAATAGCTACGAACTGATGATTGCTTCACACCTTGTTGCTCCATCGGACATTGAAGTCAGCTGGGCGGACATTGCTGGTCTGGACACAATTGTTCAAGAGTTGCGCGAATCGGTTGTTCTGCCAGTGCGGCACAGTAATCTCTTCCAGCATTCACAGTTGTGGCGGCCGCCAAAGGGAGTTTTACTCTACGGTCCACCTGGATGTGGGAAGACGCTCATTGCTAAGGCGATTGCTAAAGAGGCATGCATGCGTTTTATCAACCTGGACGTGGCGGTGCTCACGGACAAGTGGTATGGCGAGTCTCAGAAGTTGGCTGCCGCCGTCTTCTCGTTGGCTCATAAGTTGCAGCCCTGCATAATATTCATTGACGAAATTGAATCGTTTTTGCGAGTGCGGGCTACCGCAGATCACGAGGCGACGGCTATGATGAAGACACAGTTTATGATGTTGTGGGATGGCTTAATCAGCAATTCAAGTTGTTCGGTACTCGTGCTGGGCGCCACGAATCGTCCACAGGATCTGGACAAGGCAATACTGCGGCGCATGCCAGCGCAATTTCACATTGGGCCACCATTAGAACGACAGAGATTAGCGATTCTACAGCTTATTTTGCAACACGAACAGCTGAGTTCCTCAGTGGATCTGAAGCGATTGGCCACTCTGACGTCTGGTTACTCGGGCTCGGATCTGAGGGAGCTTTGTCGTCAAGCTAGCATCAATCGAATGCGTGGTCTTTTGTCTAAAGACATTAATACTGATGACACGCAACAATTGGATGAGAAAGCATTAGTAATCAGTATGGATGATCTTCTGAAATCAGTGGTCACCATGAAACTGTCAAAGCTGCGCACCGCCTGCACCTATCTAGCCAGAAATTTAGAGCTCGACTAA